In the genome of Nitratireductor sp. GISD-1A_MAKvit, the window TTGAAGATACCCGCCACATTGCAATCGAAGACTGCACCTTCGCAAACAGCGGCGGCAATGGCCTGTCCCTGCGCCGTACACAGGGCAAAATCCGCGATTGCGCCATCACCGACATTGCGGACTATGCACTCTACGCACTGGATTCGAGTGGCCTCGATGTCATCGAAAACACCGTCTCCGATTGCGGCAATGGCGGCATTCTGATCCACCGCAGAGCTCCAGGTTCAGATGGCAGCCGTGTTTCTGGAAACCGCATCTCCCGCATCCGTGCCGACAGGGGCGGCACCGGCCAGTACGGCAATGGCATCAACGCCTATCGCGCCGACAATCTCCGCGTCTCCGACAATGAAGTCACCGACTGCGCCTTTTCCGCCATCCGCGGCAACAGCGCCGGCAATCTCCAGATATCCGGCAACACCTGCCTGCGCTCGGGCGAAACCGCGCTATACGCAGAGTTCGCCTTTCAGGGCGCTGTCATCACCGGCAATCTCGTGGATGGTGCTGCCCACGGCATCTCCATGGCCAATTTCGACAAGGGCGGGCGGCTCTGTGCCTGCACCGGCAACATCATCCGCAACCTGTCCGCAGACGGCCCCTACCCGTCGCCCATGGCCGGTTTCGGCATCGGCATAAATGTCGAGGCCGACAGCACGGTCACCGGCAACATCATCGAAAACGCACCGCTTGCAGGCATCCGCCTGGGCTGGGGTCCCTTCCTGCGCAACGTCACCGCTTCGGGCAATGTCATCCGCAAGGCAAAAACCGGCATCATCGTGTCGGTGGTCGAAGGCACCGGT includes:
- a CDS encoding TIGR03808 family TAT-translocated repetitive protein, whose translation is MAGSCRLPVQAAALLDIEDTRHIAIEDCTFANSGGNGLSLRRTQGKIRDCAITDIADYALYALDSSGLDVIENTVSDCGNGGILIHRRAPGSDGSRVSGNRISRIRADRGGTGQYGNGINAYRADNLRVSDNEVTDCAFSAIRGNSAGNLQISGNTCLRSGETALYAEFAFQGAVITGNLVDGAAHGISMANFDKGGRLCACTGNIIRNLSADGPYPSPMAGFGIGINVEADSTVTGNIIENAPLAGIRLGWGPFLRNVTASGNVIRKAKTGIIVSVVEGTGSAVISGNVFEDTPSGAVVGHRWAEPATGDLLHSGNEEVPHLTLAGNRAG